One Kribbella sp. NBC_00662 genomic region harbors:
- a CDS encoding PRC-barrel domain-containing protein, with protein MSTFEPWSYREDVGYTQGTNIVGYKIAATDGDIGKIDKATNDVGAASIVVDTGPWILGRKVLLPAGVVQRIDHDDEKVYVDRTKDQIKDAPEYDPDASDYDDRDYRDRLGNYYGDYYKRGM; from the coding sequence ATGAGCACATTCGAGCCGTGGAGTTACCGCGAGGATGTCGGCTACACCCAGGGCACGAACATCGTCGGGTACAAGATCGCGGCCACCGATGGCGACATCGGCAAGATCGACAAGGCGACGAACGACGTCGGCGCCGCGTCGATCGTGGTCGACACCGGTCCGTGGATCCTCGGCCGCAAGGTCCTGCTGCCCGCCGGCGTCGTCCAGCGGATCGACCACGACGACGAGAAGGTGTACGTCGACCGCACGAAGGACCAGATCAAGGACGCCCCGGAGTACGACCCCGATGCGTCCGACTACGACGACCGCGACTACCGCGACCGCCTGGGCAACTACTACGGCGACTACTACAAACGCGGCATGTAG
- a CDS encoding nuclear transport factor 2 family protein, with translation MLDSEGLDRSRLPERDRVLATPARKDTTMGTITVPKAIENFIAANNAHDAEALLAVFNDEATVFDDGKTYTSGGEIRAWIQSHLIDPKIVLTPISFENDRLIASGAGQYPGSPLPFAFTFATKDDLVTDLSIEPA, from the coding sequence GTGCTCGACTCGGAGGGACTCGACCGGTCCCGACTTCCAGAACGCGACCGCGTTCTGGCCACACCAGCAAGAAAGGACACAACCATGGGCACCATCACCGTCCCGAAAGCCATCGAGAACTTCATCGCAGCCAACAACGCCCACGACGCGGAGGCGCTGTTGGCCGTCTTCAACGACGAAGCGACCGTGTTCGACGACGGGAAGACTTACACCAGCGGCGGCGAGATCCGCGCGTGGATCCAATCGCACCTGATCGATCCCAAGATCGTGCTCACGCCGATCTCGTTCGAGAACGACCGGCTCATCGCCTCGGGCGCCGGCCAGTACCCCGGGAGCCCGTTACCGTTCGCATTCACCTTCGCGACGAAGGACGATCTGGTCACCGACCTGTCGATCGAACCCGCCTGA
- a CDS encoding fumarylacetoacetate hydrolase family protein, whose amino-acid sequence MTVSVLRSEDAWWVQTPTGAARIDTAAVTTAELLADRSAVDAAATPGRPVVPVDRLTLRSPITTPCRLLAQMTNYRSHITDSGMNPDTVPLTFFRKSSGSLSGPFDDIVRPGHVSFLDYEVEIGVVIGTPIPVGTRIEERDLARYVAGLVVTNDVSARDLQLPKTQFYESKSYPTFTPAGPALVLLDAAELGRFADLRLRLAVNGEPRQDSVVATDMVFSPAAALQALARFQRLDPGDVLLTGTPGGTALRAPAKPVEILGSLLPPALKWKAFFKRQAGNRKYLRAGDVVEAGVGTDDGAIVLGTQRTVVRNA is encoded by the coding sequence ATGACCGTATCCGTCCTTCGGAGCGAAGACGCCTGGTGGGTCCAGACCCCGACGGGTGCAGCGAGGATCGACACCGCGGCCGTCACCACCGCCGAACTGCTCGCCGACCGGAGCGCCGTCGATGCCGCCGCCACCCCCGGCCGGCCGGTCGTACCGGTCGATCGACTGACGCTGCGGTCGCCGATCACCACCCCGTGCCGGCTGCTCGCGCAGATGACCAACTACCGGTCGCACATCACGGACTCCGGGATGAATCCGGACACGGTCCCGCTGACCTTCTTCCGGAAATCCTCCGGTTCGCTCAGTGGGCCGTTCGACGACATCGTCCGCCCTGGTCACGTCTCCTTCCTCGACTACGAGGTCGAGATCGGTGTCGTCATCGGTACGCCGATCCCGGTCGGAACCAGGATCGAGGAGCGCGACCTTGCCCGGTACGTCGCCGGCCTGGTCGTCACGAACGACGTCAGTGCCCGCGATCTGCAGTTGCCGAAGACGCAGTTCTACGAGTCGAAGTCGTACCCGACGTTCACGCCGGCCGGACCGGCACTGGTCCTGCTCGATGCCGCCGAGCTCGGGAGATTCGCCGATCTTCGGCTTCGCCTCGCGGTCAACGGTGAGCCACGGCAGGACAGCGTCGTCGCGACGGACATGGTCTTCTCGCCGGCTGCGGCGCTTCAGGCACTGGCCAGGTTCCAGCGGCTCGATCCCGGCGATGTGCTCCTCACCGGCACCCCGGGCGGGACGGCGCTCAGAGCGCCGGCCAAGCCGGTCGAGATCCTCGGCTCGCTGCTGCCACCCGCGCTGAAGTGGAAGGCGTTCTTCAAGCGGCAGGCCGGAAACCGGAAATACCTGCGTGCCGGCGATGTCGTCGAGGCGGGTGTGGGCACGGACGACGGCGCGATCGTGCTCGGCACGCAGCGCACGGTGGTGAGGAACGCGTGA
- a CDS encoding TetR/AcrR family transcriptional regulator gives MQNARDRLLLAAAELLQTTGTVSTRAVCERAGVQAPTLYHHFGSKQGLIDAVANHGFTQYTAVESSGDPLDDLREGWDKHVRFGLEHPTFYALLYGRAEPGKPCAVTAPAHAALRERFSEAALKGLLKVPAEDAAEQVFAANIGVTLTLITQPDPDYALSERVREAALAGVLNSTAGDTPTTRASAALTLGAMLREDPADLTPGEHALLTELLDRLAR, from the coding sequence ATGCAGAATGCACGGGATCGACTCCTGCTCGCCGCAGCGGAGCTACTGCAGACCACCGGCACGGTCTCCACGAGGGCCGTATGCGAACGGGCCGGCGTACAGGCGCCGACGCTGTACCACCACTTCGGCAGCAAGCAGGGCCTGATCGACGCCGTCGCGAACCACGGCTTCACCCAGTACACAGCCGTCGAGAGCTCCGGCGACCCGCTCGACGACCTGCGCGAGGGCTGGGACAAGCACGTGCGGTTCGGGCTCGAGCACCCGACGTTCTACGCCCTGCTCTATGGCCGCGCCGAGCCCGGAAAGCCCTGCGCCGTCACCGCTCCGGCCCACGCCGCGCTGCGCGAGAGGTTCAGCGAAGCGGCCTTGAAGGGCCTACTGAAGGTGCCCGCGGAAGACGCTGCCGAGCAGGTGTTCGCCGCGAACATTGGCGTGACGCTGACGCTGATCACGCAGCCGGACCCGGACTACGCGCTGTCCGAACGCGTCCGCGAGGCGGCGCTGGCCGGCGTGCTGAACTCAACGGCGGGAGACACCCCGACGACCCGTGCAAGTGCCGCGCTCACGCTGGGCGCGATGCTCCGCGAAGACCCAGCCGACCTCACGCCAGGAGAACACGCGCTGCTGACCGAACTGCTCGATCGTCTGGCTCGCTGA
- a CDS encoding VOC family protein, producing the protein MTTPEPLRMPASGFVTGDSGLGHVAITSSKPAQLRGYFNTVFDARLTDYIDETISGVKLKIRFLRVNGRHHSIAIAGTQGLPIDPIRTRVQHLNIQASTLDDVAASYQRVHELGFGMALSVGQHTNDKELSYYARTPSGFEWEVGWNPVVVDESIWEPSTQQGISIWGHTPVGQTIVDKLDQFRRAARSLAATEDTVPALSGPGIPDD; encoded by the coding sequence GTGACGACACCCGAGCCGCTGCGCATGCCGGCCTCCGGATTCGTCACCGGCGACTCGGGCCTGGGCCATGTGGCCATCACGTCGAGCAAGCCGGCCCAGCTGCGCGGCTACTTCAACACCGTGTTCGACGCCCGACTGACCGACTACATCGACGAGACCATCAGCGGCGTCAAACTGAAGATCCGGTTCCTGCGCGTCAACGGGCGCCACCACTCGATCGCGATCGCCGGCACCCAAGGGTTGCCGATCGACCCCATCCGCACCCGCGTCCAGCACCTCAACATCCAGGCCTCGACCCTCGACGACGTCGCAGCCAGCTACCAGCGGGTGCACGAGCTCGGCTTCGGAATGGCGTTGTCGGTCGGGCAGCACACCAACGACAAGGAATTGTCGTACTACGCGCGCACCCCGTCCGGGTTCGAATGGGAGGTCGGCTGGAACCCGGTCGTCGTTGACGAATCCATCTGGGAGCCGAGCACCCAGCAGGGCATCAGCATCTGGGGCCACACCCCCGTCGGCCAGACCATCGTCGACAAGCTCGACCAGTTCCGCCGCGCCGCCCGCTCGCTGGCCGCCACCGAGGACACCGTGCCGGCCCTGAGTGGCCCCGGCATCCCCGACGACTGA
- a CDS encoding nuclear transport factor 2 family protein has translation MLERLWPTGGQLALSAEAEHDLRAEDYVLEMPQSGERIVGRDRMQAMQREYPAPPSIKVLRITGAGDDFVVLLRSDYGGDVYYVANIVEFRDGRITRETRIYGSPFDPPEWRAKYAE, from the coding sequence TTGCTTGAGCGATTGTGGCCGACAGGTGGCCAACTCGCGTTATCGGCCGAGGCGGAACACGACCTGCGCGCCGAGGACTACGTGCTGGAGATGCCGCAGTCCGGTGAACGCATCGTCGGCCGCGACCGGATGCAGGCCATGCAGCGCGAATACCCGGCGCCACCATCGATCAAGGTCCTCCGGATCACCGGTGCCGGGGATGATTTCGTCGTCCTGCTGCGGTCGGACTACGGCGGTGACGTGTACTACGTGGCGAACATCGTCGAGTTCCGCGACGGACGAATCACCCGCGAGACGCGCATTTACGGCTCGCCGTTCGATCCGCCGGAGTGGCGCGCGAAATACGCCGAATGA
- a CDS encoding bifunctional 3-(3-hydroxy-phenyl)propionate/3-hydroxycinnamic acid hydroxylase — protein sequence MTGRVIVVGGGPTGVATATLLASYGVEVLVLERWADVYSQPRAVHLDDEVYRILGWVGVAREFAGISRPTLGLRLVDAHHRTIAEFRRQARTGRHGYPEANLFDQPDLERLLRANLDNCPSVTFRGDVEVTAVRQPAVDEVQIELHDRTTGQAETLTASYVLGCDGANSLVRRAIAARCRDLGFDQRWLVVDLDIDQELGYWDGVHQLCDTGRAATYMRVGVRRHRWEFRLADDENEDDFRTLRALRAIIGPWLRGVDDDPIDIVRVASYTFRARVAERWRDRRIFLLGDAAHLTPPFIGQGLGAGMRDAANLSWKLAGVLDSRLPEQVLDTYQQERRPHAIHMIRLAKAVGAIMTNGGRTGDVLRRLIAPRLSLVPGLAGRVLSSATPRLTRTGLVRRPRWSGGIVGTLCPNAPVDAEQRLDDHAAGRFALLTTQHLTAFQQAEAAALGVFVLETKPGDRLHHWLAQTRRTSALIRPDSIVMLTADTVDDVLLTASAVIRRRRLVAVP from the coding sequence ATGACCGGCCGAGTGATCGTTGTCGGGGGTGGTCCCACCGGGGTCGCAACCGCCACCCTGCTTGCGTCGTACGGTGTCGAGGTCCTCGTTCTCGAGCGGTGGGCCGATGTGTATTCCCAACCGCGGGCAGTGCACCTCGACGACGAGGTGTACCGAATCCTGGGCTGGGTCGGGGTCGCGCGCGAGTTCGCAGGGATCTCCCGGCCGACGCTGGGGCTCCGGCTGGTGGACGCGCACCATCGCACGATTGCGGAGTTCCGGAGACAAGCACGCACCGGCCGGCATGGCTATCCGGAAGCCAACCTGTTCGACCAACCGGACCTCGAGCGGCTCCTGCGGGCGAACCTCGACAACTGCCCGTCGGTGACGTTCCGGGGCGACGTCGAGGTGACGGCAGTGCGGCAACCGGCTGTTGACGAGGTCCAGATCGAGCTCCATGACCGGACGACGGGTCAGGCCGAGACGCTGACGGCGTCGTACGTGCTGGGCTGTGACGGCGCCAACAGCCTCGTACGCCGCGCGATCGCCGCTCGTTGCCGGGACCTCGGATTCGATCAGCGGTGGCTCGTCGTCGATCTCGACATCGATCAGGAACTGGGCTATTGGGACGGTGTGCATCAGTTGTGCGACACCGGCCGTGCCGCGACCTACATGCGCGTCGGCGTCCGCCGGCATCGCTGGGAGTTCCGGCTCGCGGACGACGAGAACGAGGACGACTTCCGCACGCTCAGGGCTCTTCGGGCGATCATCGGACCCTGGCTGCGAGGTGTCGACGACGACCCGATCGACATCGTTCGGGTGGCGTCGTACACCTTTCGTGCCAGGGTCGCCGAACGATGGCGGGACCGGCGCATCTTCCTGCTCGGCGACGCAGCGCACCTGACGCCGCCGTTCATCGGGCAGGGCCTGGGCGCCGGGATGAGAGACGCCGCGAATCTCTCCTGGAAGCTCGCCGGTGTCCTCGACTCGCGGCTGCCCGAGCAAGTCCTCGACACCTACCAGCAGGAACGACGCCCGCACGCGATCCACATGATCCGCCTGGCCAAGGCAGTCGGCGCGATCATGACCAATGGCGGCCGGACGGGCGACGTTCTTCGCCGACTCATCGCACCGCGGTTGTCCCTCGTCCCAGGGTTGGCGGGCCGCGTACTCTCCAGCGCAACTCCGCGGTTGACTCGGACCGGCTTGGTACGGCGACCTCGTTGGTCCGGAGGCATCGTGGGGACCTTGTGCCCGAACGCGCCGGTCGATGCCGAGCAACGCCTGGACGACCATGCGGCCGGCCGGTTCGCACTGCTCACGACGCAGCACCTGACCGCGTTCCAGCAAGCGGAGGCGGCGGCCTTGGGCGTCTTCGTCCTCGAGACGAAGCCCGGGGATCGGCTGCACCATTGGCTGGCCCAAACCCGCCGTACCAGCGCGTTGATCCGACCCGACAGCATCGTCATGCTCACTGCGGACACCGTCGACGACGTACTCCTGACAGCCTCCGCTGTAATCCGCCGCCGACGGCTGGTGGCAGTTCCATGA
- a CDS encoding acyl-CoA synthetase encodes MNTDLLWPRYTGPADLPAIEAISLSDRGLPASTYAVLCRAAEKWPERTALSIMPDARRWRDHVDLTYGELRAAVHRAANLLYGLGVRRTDAVGLLTPNCLDAIVATLAAQTAGIATPVQPTLAAPTAQALLAQAGVRVLVAAGPEFDDEVWATTVAVARSGLVDAVVVLRPTGAQGAGPALPVIAGVRVGYLTDLTSNEPGDRFTGPPPSASDLAAVFHTGGTTGQPKLAAHTHSNEVSDAWMIAADSTLGEESVLFAALPLFHVNALVVTLLAPLLRGQRVIWAGPLGYRDVELYGGFWHLVEHFRIATMSGVPTVYQLLAQCPVDADISSLRFAMVGAAALPPAVRTAFEGATGVPLIEGYGLTEATCASVRGFADQPRSGAVGVRLPYQRVKVTSSGGLLIAGPTVFAGYVVGRDGRGLLLDGLGALADGWLDTGDLARIDDDGFVYLTGRAKDLIIRGGHNIDPGIIEEALLSHPGVAAAAAVGRPDRRAGELPVAYVVLNDGVSVPEEVLESWAAAHIAERAAAPKAVHLIEAIPMTAVGKPYKLALRADAVRRAAQDELGPDATVDAEITDGTVQVVVTPASEAGAARARKALDALALSWRLTGHPGTPS; translated from the coding sequence GTGAACACCGATCTGCTGTGGCCGAGGTACACCGGACCGGCCGACCTGCCGGCGATCGAAGCGATCTCGTTGTCCGATCGTGGTCTGCCGGCGTCAACCTACGCCGTACTGTGCCGCGCCGCAGAAAAGTGGCCTGAGCGGACCGCGCTCTCGATCATGCCGGATGCGCGCCGCTGGCGTGATCACGTCGACCTCACCTACGGCGAACTCCGCGCTGCCGTTCACCGGGCCGCGAATCTCCTGTACGGCTTGGGCGTACGACGTACTGACGCCGTCGGACTGCTCACGCCCAACTGCCTCGATGCGATCGTCGCCACGCTGGCTGCTCAGACCGCGGGCATCGCAACACCAGTCCAGCCGACGCTCGCCGCGCCTACCGCCCAGGCGCTTCTGGCGCAAGCCGGCGTACGGGTGTTGGTTGCCGCAGGCCCTGAATTCGACGACGAGGTCTGGGCGACCACGGTCGCTGTCGCACGGTCAGGACTCGTTGACGCCGTCGTCGTCCTGCGCCCGACCGGCGCACAAGGGGCGGGCCCTGCGCTTCCTGTCATTGCAGGCGTTCGGGTCGGGTACCTGACCGATTTGACGTCGAACGAGCCAGGAGACCGATTCACTGGGCCACCGCCCTCGGCGTCGGACCTCGCGGCTGTCTTCCACACCGGCGGTACGACGGGGCAACCGAAGCTCGCGGCGCACACGCACAGCAACGAAGTCAGTGATGCGTGGATGATCGCCGCCGACTCGACGCTCGGTGAGGAATCGGTCCTGTTCGCGGCGCTTCCGCTGTTCCACGTCAACGCACTCGTGGTCACCCTCCTCGCTCCGTTGCTCCGTGGCCAGCGGGTCATCTGGGCGGGCCCGCTCGGCTATCGCGACGTGGAGTTGTACGGCGGTTTCTGGCATCTCGTCGAGCATTTCCGGATAGCGACGATGAGCGGCGTACCCACCGTTTATCAGCTTCTGGCGCAGTGTCCTGTGGACGCGGACATCTCGAGCCTGCGCTTCGCCATGGTCGGCGCGGCCGCCTTGCCTCCGGCAGTACGCACGGCCTTCGAGGGCGCGACCGGCGTGCCGTTGATCGAGGGATACGGCCTGACCGAAGCCACCTGCGCAAGTGTGCGGGGATTCGCCGATCAGCCGCGGTCGGGAGCAGTCGGCGTGCGGCTTCCCTACCAGCGGGTGAAGGTGACGAGCTCAGGAGGCTTGCTGATCGCGGGGCCCACGGTCTTCGCCGGGTACGTCGTCGGCCGTGACGGCCGCGGTCTGCTGCTCGACGGCCTCGGTGCGTTGGCCGACGGGTGGCTGGACACCGGGGACCTCGCTCGGATCGACGATGACGGGTTCGTCTACCTCACCGGCCGAGCCAAGGACCTCATCATCCGAGGTGGTCACAACATCGATCCCGGCATCATCGAAGAGGCATTGCTGTCGCACCCGGGTGTGGCAGCCGCCGCTGCTGTTGGCCGCCCCGACCGGCGCGCGGGCGAGTTACCCGTGGCGTATGTCGTGCTGAACGACGGTGTCTCCGTGCCGGAGGAGGTGCTCGAATCGTGGGCCGCCGCGCACATCGCGGAGCGGGCGGCGGCGCCGAAGGCAGTCCACCTGATCGAGGCGATCCCGATGACCGCGGTCGGCAAGCCGTACAAGCTCGCGCTCCGCGCGGACGCGGTGCGCCGAGCCGCACAGGACGAACTCGGTCCGGACGCCACCGTCGATGCGGAGATCACCGACGGCACGGTCCAAGTCGTCGTCACGCCGGCATCCGAGGCCGGTGCAGCCCGTGCCCGGAAGGCACTCGACGCGTTGGCCCTGTCGTGGCGCCTCACCGGCCATCCAGGGACGCCCTCATGA
- a CDS encoding VOC family protein, giving the protein MERSVKDESHRNLHSESGVARGEHPGRARNPVIKAEDLAWLEFEKPDLDRAERFARAFGFGVVARTTAELQLRGSRPGAPCVLIRRGPRSRFAGLAFSATDPRDVVRLAEATGTRPGKLPDGLGGIGVELRDPSGARVRVVSGVHELPEIPSQSPHTFNFGSEVRRTNATQRAAHGPVTVERLGHVVLQSTKFRETLDWYLEHLGLIVSDFLYYEGRRDRGPAMGFVRCDRGTVATDHHTIALTLGPRDRYVHSAYQVCDLDAMAAGGEYLLDQGYRRSWGIGRHIQGSQLFDYWRDPDGFLVEHFTDGDLFDNTLEPGWAPMTASGLAQWGPPATKDFLGIGFGREALGELSSIASALRSENEFDLARLRGLLKVAAS; this is encoded by the coding sequence GTGGAGCGGTCGGTCAAGGACGAGAGCCACCGGAATCTGCACAGTGAGTCCGGCGTCGCGCGCGGCGAGCATCCGGGCCGGGCGCGAAATCCCGTGATCAAAGCCGAGGATCTGGCCTGGCTGGAGTTCGAGAAGCCGGACCTCGATCGCGCCGAGCGGTTCGCGCGGGCCTTCGGTTTCGGTGTCGTGGCGCGGACCACCGCGGAACTGCAACTCCGGGGCTCCCGGCCGGGAGCCCCGTGCGTCCTGATCCGGCGCGGCCCGCGATCGCGGTTCGCCGGCCTCGCGTTCTCGGCGACAGATCCACGCGACGTTGTGCGATTGGCCGAGGCCACCGGCACTCGTCCAGGAAAGCTACCGGACGGCCTCGGCGGAATCGGCGTCGAACTGCGCGATCCCAGCGGCGCGCGGGTCCGGGTCGTCAGCGGTGTCCACGAACTGCCGGAGATCCCGTCGCAATCACCACACACGTTCAACTTCGGCTCGGAGGTGCGACGTACCAACGCGACGCAACGCGCGGCTCATGGGCCGGTGACGGTCGAAAGACTCGGGCATGTGGTTCTGCAGAGCACGAAATTCCGCGAGACGTTGGACTGGTACCTCGAGCACCTCGGCCTGATCGTGAGTGACTTCCTGTACTACGAAGGGCGCCGTGATCGCGGTCCGGCGATGGGCTTCGTGCGCTGTGATCGCGGGACCGTCGCGACCGACCACCACACGATCGCGCTCACTCTCGGACCGCGGGACCGGTATGTGCACTCGGCGTACCAGGTCTGCGATCTGGACGCGATGGCGGCCGGCGGCGAGTACCTGCTGGATCAGGGCTATCGACGGTCGTGGGGAATCGGCCGTCACATCCAGGGCAGCCAGCTCTTCGACTACTGGCGCGATCCCGACGGTTTCCTGGTCGAACACTTCACCGACGGCGACCTCTTCGACAACACCCTGGAGCCCGGCTGGGCGCCGATGACGGCATCGGGGCTGGCCCAATGGGGGCCGCCGGCAACAAAGGACTTCCTGGGAATCGGGTTCGGCCGGGAAGCGCTCGGGGAGCTCAGTTCCATCGCATCCGCCCTGCGATCCGAAAACGAGTTCGATCTCGCGCGCTTGCGCGGTCTGCTGAAGGTGGCCGCGTCATGA
- a CDS encoding SDR family NAD(P)-dependent oxidoreductase — translation MRTWFITGGTPGGFGLTYAETALEQGDQVVLTARRPAELQEWADQYDDRVLVLELDVTDAAQVRAAVRTAEERFGGIDVLVNNAGRGWFGSVEGARDDVVRRTFDLNLFGVVEVVRAVLPGMRARGDGWIVNMSSVAGLVSAPGFGYYAAAKFALEGLSETLRYEVEPFGVRVLVVEPGAFRTKAYAGFQDEPVDETVDAYVPMIEGVKAAFVDQNGKQAGDPVRGVQAVISAMNAPVPPQRIVLGNSGYDVVVAMHENALAELRENEKLSRSADF, via the coding sequence GTGAGGACTTGGTTCATCACAGGTGGCACGCCTGGAGGATTCGGCCTGACCTACGCCGAGACCGCGCTGGAACAGGGCGATCAAGTGGTACTGACCGCGCGCCGACCGGCCGAGCTGCAGGAATGGGCTGACCAGTACGACGACCGCGTGCTGGTTCTCGAGCTCGACGTGACCGACGCAGCTCAGGTGCGGGCGGCGGTCAGGACGGCTGAGGAGCGGTTCGGTGGGATCGACGTGCTCGTCAACAACGCCGGCCGAGGCTGGTTCGGTTCCGTCGAGGGCGCTCGGGACGACGTGGTCCGCCGTACGTTCGACCTGAACCTGTTCGGGGTGGTCGAAGTGGTGCGGGCGGTTCTGCCGGGGATGCGAGCGCGTGGCGACGGCTGGATCGTGAACATGTCGTCGGTGGCAGGCCTCGTCAGCGCCCCAGGGTTCGGCTACTACGCGGCCGCGAAGTTCGCCCTGGAAGGGCTCTCGGAGACACTGCGTTACGAGGTCGAGCCGTTCGGAGTGCGTGTGCTCGTCGTGGAGCCGGGAGCGTTCCGCACCAAGGCCTACGCCGGCTTCCAGGACGAGCCTGTCGACGAGACCGTCGATGCCTACGTGCCGATGATCGAGGGCGTCAAGGCGGCGTTCGTGGACCAGAACGGCAAGCAGGCGGGTGATCCCGTGCGCGGTGTGCAGGCCGTGATCAGTGCGATGAACGCTCCCGTTCCACCGCAGCGCATCGTGCTCGGCAACTCCGGCTACGACGTCGTCGTGGCCATGCATGAGAACGCCCTTGCAGAGCTTCGCGAGAACGAGAAGCTCTCGCGGAGCGCGGACTTCTAG
- a CDS encoding helix-turn-helix transcriptional regulator, whose translation MIDRTGLAEFLRHRREQLQPEDVGLPRGRRRRTSGLRREEVAALCHMSTDYYARLERERGPQPSEQMIASIAQGLHLSLDERDHLFRLAGHNPPARGVTSEHISPGLLRILDRLDDTPAEIVTELGETLRQTTLGVALTGDTTNYSGPARSIGYRWFTEPATRELYAPQDHAFLTRMFAAGLRQIVTMRGPASRAAEFVRLLLDQSEEFRQVWDNHEVGIYPNDVKRFVHPEVGALELTCQSLLDPDQSHRLLVYTAHPGSESHEKLQLLSVIGARFDIER comes from the coding sequence TTGATCGATCGCACAGGGTTGGCCGAATTTCTTCGCCACCGCCGCGAACAGTTGCAGCCCGAGGACGTCGGCCTGCCACGCGGACGGCGCCGTCGTACGAGCGGGCTACGGCGCGAGGAGGTGGCGGCGCTGTGCCACATGTCGACCGACTACTACGCCCGGCTCGAACGAGAACGCGGACCGCAGCCGTCCGAGCAGATGATCGCCTCCATCGCGCAGGGACTCCACCTCTCACTGGACGAACGCGACCACCTGTTCCGGCTGGCCGGTCACAACCCGCCGGCCCGGGGCGTGACCAGCGAGCACATCAGCCCCGGCCTGCTCCGCATCCTCGACCGCCTCGACGACACCCCAGCCGAGATCGTCACCGAGCTCGGCGAGACCCTGCGGCAGACCACACTCGGCGTCGCGCTCACCGGCGACACCACCAATTACAGCGGCCCCGCCCGCAGCATCGGCTACCGATGGTTCACCGAACCCGCCACTCGAGAGCTCTACGCCCCGCAGGACCACGCATTCCTGACCCGGATGTTCGCCGCCGGCCTGCGGCAGATCGTCACGATGCGTGGCCCGGCCTCCCGCGCGGCGGAGTTCGTTCGCCTGCTCCTGGACCAGAGCGAGGAGTTCCGGCAGGTCTGGGACAACCACGAGGTCGGCATCTATCCGAATGACGTCAAGCGCTTCGTGCATCCCGAAGTCGGCGCACTCGAGCTGACCTGCCAGTCTCTGCTCGACCCCGACCAGTCCCACCGCCTGCTCGTCTACACCGCCCACCCCGGCAGCGAAAGCCACGAAAAACTCCAACTCCTGTCCGTCATCGGAGCGCGCTTCGACATCGAACGCTGA
- a CDS encoding DoxX family protein encodes MIAVIELVLAAILCSLGAAKVAAVPAMRAAAAHAHLGVSAYRLIGVAELAAVAGLLIGWWWRFAGIFAAIGILVLMAGATTVHLRNRDSAARLLPAFGTAMLTVAYLALLVRATS; translated from the coding sequence ATGATCGCGGTCATCGAGCTCGTACTGGCTGCGATTCTCTGCTCGCTGGGCGCCGCGAAGGTGGCCGCCGTGCCGGCGATGCGTGCCGCGGCAGCGCATGCTCACCTCGGCGTCAGCGCCTACCGACTCATCGGCGTCGCCGAACTGGCCGCCGTGGCCGGGCTGCTGATCGGCTGGTGGTGGCGGTTCGCCGGCATCTTCGCCGCGATCGGCATCCTTGTCCTGATGGCCGGCGCAACGACCGTTCACCTGCGGAACCGGGATTCCGCTGCGCGACTTCTGCCAGCATTCGGTACGGCGATGCTGACCGTCGCCTATCTCGCCTTGCTCGTTAGGGCGACGTCATGA